A window of the Nibribacter ruber genome harbors these coding sequences:
- a CDS encoding GNAT family N-acetyltransferase, which produces MASPTLHAQGVTLEETTDTLAIHHLAHQTWQPTYKDILAPDQIQYMLDMFYTPASLQQQMEEGQTFLLVKNQGEPAAFASYSLLYPEEKVYKLNKLYIHPGQQGKGFGKLLLQEIVRRIQPLGATALDLNVHRQNPALQFYLKHGFHIHQTLDIPLGPYTLNDHILRLPLTV; this is translated from the coding sequence ATGGCTTCCCCTACTTTGCATGCGCAAGGCGTAACGCTAGAAGAAACCACAGACACGCTGGCCATTCATCATCTGGCGCACCAGACCTGGCAGCCTACCTACAAAGACATTCTGGCCCCAGACCAAATCCAGTACATGCTGGACATGTTCTACACGCCGGCCTCATTGCAACAGCAAATGGAAGAAGGACAGACCTTTTTGTTGGTAAAAAACCAGGGAGAACCAGCGGCTTTTGCCTCCTACTCACTGCTTTACCCAGAAGAAAAGGTGTACAAGCTGAACAAGCTCTACATCCACCCCGGGCAGCAAGGCAAAGGCTTCGGGAAGCTGCTGCTGCAGGAAATTGTGCGCCGCATTCAACCGTTGGGCGCTACCGCCCTGGACCTGAACGTGCACCGTCAGAACCCAGCGCTCCAATTCTACCTGAAACACGGGTTCCATATCCATCAAACCCTGGACATTCCGCTGGGGCCTTACACCTTAAATGACCACATCCTGCGCTTGCCGCTCACGGTTTAG
- a CDS encoding zinc dependent phospholipase C family protein, with amino-acid sequence MRKILFTLSLILACSAMSMGWGFYGHKVIQQLSVYALPKDMQAFYHRHMKYLVDAAVRPDERRNTDSAEAVRHFIDVDYFGPNAVNEMPESWAAASAKYPVDTLTKYGLVPWHVVVMQQRLTRAFQQKSVDSILFYSADLGHYIQDAHVPLHTTLNYDGQLTDQHGLHSLWESKLPEQNLPGYSLKHKQAQYLANPEHAIWEVVRGSHKELPNLLALEKQVTKQFTDQTKFVVTERNGRTRKNYSDAFAKAYQEALGPMVEQRMQAAAHMTASFWFTCWVDGGRPNLKNLLATPYTKAQAKQFKQERKAWKKGQLQKKDLLLTKGR; translated from the coding sequence ATGCGAAAGATCCTCTTCACCCTCAGTCTGATTCTTGCCTGTTCTGCCATGAGCATGGGCTGGGGTTTCTATGGCCATAAAGTCATTCAGCAACTTTCTGTGTACGCCCTGCCTAAAGACATGCAGGCATTTTACCATAGACATATGAAGTATCTGGTAGATGCTGCCGTGCGTCCAGATGAGCGTAGAAACACAGACTCTGCTGAGGCCGTCCGCCATTTCATTGACGTGGATTATTTTGGACCTAACGCCGTGAATGAAATGCCAGAGAGTTGGGCCGCCGCCTCTGCCAAATATCCGGTAGACACTCTCACCAAGTATGGTCTGGTGCCGTGGCACGTGGTGGTCATGCAGCAGCGCCTTACCCGTGCCTTCCAGCAGAAAAGCGTGGACAGTATCTTGTTCTACTCGGCAGATCTGGGCCATTACATCCAAGACGCGCACGTTCCGTTGCATACCACCTTGAACTATGACGGCCAGTTAACAGACCAGCACGGCCTGCACAGCCTTTGGGAGTCTAAACTGCCGGAGCAGAATCTGCCAGGCTATTCCCTCAAGCACAAACAAGCCCAGTACCTGGCCAATCCAGAACATGCCATCTGGGAAGTGGTGCGCGGCTCGCACAAAGAACTGCCCAACCTGCTGGCCCTGGAGAAACAAGTAACCAAGCAGTTCACAGACCAGACCAAGTTTGTGGTTACAGAACGAAACGGTAGAACCCGCAAAAACTACTCAGACGCTTTTGCCAAAGCCTATCAAGAAGCCCTGGGACCTATGGTAGAACAGCGCATGCAGGCCGCCGCCCACATGACGGCCAGCTTCTGGTTCACCTGCTGGGTAGATGGCGGCCGGCCCAACCTGAAGAACCTGCTTGCTACCCCTTACACCAAGGCCCAGGCCAAACAATTCAAGCAGGAAAGGAAAGCCTGGAAAAAAGGACAGCTCCAGAAAAAAGATTTGCTCCTCACCAAAGGCCGCTAA
- a CDS encoding deoxynucleoside kinase, whose amino-acid sequence MHIAIVGNIGAGKTTLATKLAQHFQWEVFLEAVDDNPYLKDFYDDMPRWAFHLQVFFLNSRFNQVLQINERTNGVVQDRTIYEDAYIFAKNLHQSGMMSERDYQNYFNLFLSMTKMVKAPDLLVYLKADLPKLIGQIQKRGRDYEENIALSYLKNLNEHYDQWISGYTHGKLLVVDVNNMDFVQNPEDLGTIIERINIELFGLF is encoded by the coding sequence ATGCATATTGCCATCGTCGGGAACATAGGAGCCGGCAAAACCACGCTGGCCACCAAGCTGGCCCAGCACTTTCAATGGGAAGTCTTTCTGGAAGCCGTAGATGACAATCCCTACCTCAAAGATTTTTATGACGACATGCCGCGCTGGGCGTTCCACCTGCAGGTCTTCTTCCTGAACAGCCGCTTTAACCAGGTGCTGCAGATCAATGAGCGCACCAACGGCGTGGTACAGGACCGCACCATCTACGAGGACGCGTACATCTTCGCCAAAAACCTGCACCAGTCCGGCATGATGAGCGAGCGCGACTACCAGAACTACTTCAACCTGTTTCTGTCCATGACCAAGATGGTGAAGGCCCCAGACCTCTTGGTCTACCTCAAAGCCGACTTGCCCAAACTGATTGGCCAGATACAGAAGCGCGGGCGCGACTATGAAGAGAACATAGCCCTGTCTTACCTCAAGAACCTGAACGAACACTATGACCAGTGGATCAGCGGCTACACGCACGGCAAGCTGCTGGTGGTAGACGTCAACAACATGGACTTCGTGCAGAACCCAGAAGACCTGGGCACCATCATTGAGCGCATCAACATTGAGCTGTTTGGCTTGTTTTAG
- a CDS encoding DUF6565 domain-containing protein — protein sequence MKSRFSFPFLPLLAAGLLLASTGCNKTSSEAEADAHRAGSKAEQELAELREWAKDKANDADSTADRKGPEIKEEFKQRSAALEANLDSLSEESKEEYKELKRRFENWQSHTTQRSQMPLRASKLDSITVLLMGSKTAMDSTWAPTKVRDKYEIFIRNVRQHRGNWTASDWDYVDAVYRQLNEKKDPLEDNLSPADRLRIKGLQAEYLALEAKKDITDLHQQLKDR from the coding sequence ATGAAATCCCGGTTTTCTTTTCCCTTCCTGCCGCTGCTGGCCGCAGGACTATTGCTTGCAAGTACAGGTTGCAACAAAACCTCCTCAGAGGCAGAAGCAGACGCCCATAGAGCCGGCAGCAAAGCCGAACAGGAACTAGCCGAGCTCAGAGAATGGGCCAAAGACAAGGCCAATGACGCGGACAGCACCGCAGACCGCAAGGGCCCAGAGATCAAGGAGGAGTTCAAGCAGCGCTCAGCGGCCTTAGAAGCCAACCTGGACAGTCTTTCTGAAGAATCAAAGGAAGAATACAAGGAGCTCAAGCGCCGGTTTGAGAACTGGCAGTCGCATACCACCCAGCGCAGCCAGATGCCCTTGCGCGCTAGCAAACTAGACAGCATCACGGTATTACTAATGGGCTCAAAGACGGCCATGGACAGTACCTGGGCACCTACCAAAGTACGCGACAAGTATGAAATCTTCATCAGAAATGTGCGCCAGCACCGCGGCAACTGGACGGCATCAGACTGGGACTACGTAGACGCGGTCTACCGCCAGCTCAATGAAAAGAAAGATCCCCTGGAAGATAATTTGAGCCCCGCAGACCGCCTGCGCATAAAAGGCCTGCAGGCAGAATACCTGGCCTTGGAAGCCAAGAAAGACATCACAGACCTTCATCAACAGTTAAAGGACAGGTAA
- a CDS encoding M23 family metallopeptidase, whose product MNLPQYFSKHSRLICGLVFFVCLQACSPQNTLRGVFKKQTPYEKYQKGLEEAKLDQTALGQQWLAAGKNALQKPVPVTLPFKETGYFPADKPMAAGYQFTVQQGQKVAVKVQTKGTAVPQVFLDLFETRPEEPTAPKQVANADSTAQELEYEIEESVAHVLRVQPELLRSGQYTVTIEAQPVLAFPVQGKDGRAIQSFWGQDRDAGARKHEGIDIFAPRNTPVIASTEGVVSRVSTTPIGGKVVWLQDPGRNQSLYYAHLDSQLVQPGQRVAIGDTLGLMGNTGNAKTTAPHLHFGIYKFGRGAVDPFPYVFQSKEKPAPLNVSEKQLGQWTRVAKAKGTVRQSPDTKASIVTTLEKNTPVQVVAGTSDWYRVVLANGQQGFMASSLVEPLDKPLQTVRLRQTASLLETSHAQAAAKRTLPADTSVQVLARMEDFWLVRVAGGTTGWLEAPNTPSSPGR is encoded by the coding sequence ATGAACCTTCCCCAGTATTTCAGCAAGCACTCCCGGTTAATTTGTGGGTTAGTCTTTTTTGTCTGCCTACAGGCATGTAGTCCGCAGAACACGCTGCGCGGCGTGTTCAAGAAACAGACACCCTATGAGAAATACCAGAAAGGTCTGGAAGAGGCCAAGCTAGACCAAACCGCGCTGGGCCAGCAGTGGCTGGCCGCAGGAAAGAATGCCCTGCAAAAACCGGTGCCCGTCACGCTGCCTTTTAAAGAAACCGGCTACTTTCCGGCAGACAAGCCCATGGCGGCTGGTTACCAGTTTACCGTGCAGCAAGGGCAGAAGGTGGCTGTGAAGGTGCAAACCAAAGGTACGGCCGTGCCCCAGGTGTTCCTGGATCTTTTTGAAACCCGACCAGAGGAGCCCACGGCGCCCAAACAGGTGGCCAACGCAGACTCTACCGCGCAGGAATTGGAGTATGAAATTGAGGAGAGCGTAGCGCATGTGCTGCGGGTGCAGCCAGAACTGCTGCGCAGCGGTCAGTACACGGTGACCATTGAGGCGCAGCCAGTGCTGGCGTTTCCGGTGCAGGGCAAAGACGGGCGCGCCATCCAGAGTTTCTGGGGGCAGGACCGCGACGCTGGCGCTAGAAAACATGAAGGCATTGACATTTTTGCGCCCAGAAACACCCCTGTAATTGCCTCCACAGAAGGAGTGGTATCCAGGGTGAGTACTACGCCTATTGGCGGGAAGGTGGTTTGGTTGCAAGACCCCGGCCGCAACCAAAGCCTGTATTATGCGCATCTGGACAGCCAACTGGTGCAGCCCGGTCAGCGCGTTGCCATTGGCGACACTCTGGGCCTGATGGGCAACACGGGCAACGCCAAAACCACGGCCCCGCACCTGCACTTTGGGATTTATAAGTTTGGCCGAGGCGCCGTAGATCCCTTTCCCTATGTCTTCCAAAGCAAAGAGAAGCCGGCCCCGTTGAACGTGAGTGAGAAGCAGTTGGGCCAATGGACCCGGGTAGCCAAAGCCAAGGGCACGGTACGGCAGTCTCCAGACACCAAGGCCAGCATTGTGACTACGTTGGAAAAGAATACGCCCGTGCAGGTGGTGGCTGGCACTTCTGACTGGTACCGGGTGGTGTTGGCCAATGGGCAACAGGGCTTCATGGCTTCCTCTTTGGTAGAACCCCTGGACAAGCCGCTGCAAACCGTAAGGCTGCGCCAGACGGCCTCGCTCCTGGAAACGTCCCATGCGCAGGCCGCCGCCAAACGCACCCTTCCGGCAGATACCAGCGTGCAGGTCTTAGCCAGAATGGAAGACTTCTGGCTGGTGCGTGTGGCCGGTGGCACCACTGGTTGGCTGGAGGCCCCAAACACCCCATCCAGCCCTGGCCGGTAG
- a CDS encoding MOSC domain-containing protein, protein MSHLVLSEINVYPIKSLGGISLTSAQVEERGLQYDRRWMLIDESGLFLTQRKLPEMALLQVALHPDHLEVTHRTKNLTPLRVPLETNSTRSLLVTVWDDICFAYVVSSEASTWFTEALGVDCRLVYMPDNSIRLIDPNYAKHNEKLNFADAFPFLIIGQESLNDLNNRLEQSLPMNRFRPTFVFTGGLPHDEDNWKTFKIGDVLFYGAKPCGHCAMSTIDQATGAASQEPLQTLSTYRKQGSNVSFGMNLIGLSTGTVQVGDKIQVMEAGPVE, encoded by the coding sequence ATGTCACACTTGGTACTCAGCGAAATCAATGTATATCCCATTAAGTCATTAGGCGGCATCTCGCTCACGTCTGCCCAGGTAGAGGAGCGCGGACTGCAGTATGACCGGCGCTGGATGCTGATTGACGAGAGTGGCCTGTTCCTGACCCAGCGCAAACTTCCCGAGATGGCCCTCTTGCAGGTGGCCCTGCACCCAGACCATTTGGAAGTGACCCACCGCACCAAAAACCTGACCCCGCTGCGCGTGCCTTTAGAAACCAACAGCACCCGCTCCCTGCTGGTAACCGTCTGGGACGATATCTGCTTTGCCTACGTGGTGAGTTCAGAAGCCAGTACGTGGTTCACCGAAGCCCTGGGCGTAGACTGCCGTCTGGTGTACATGCCAGACAACTCCATCAGGCTCATTGATCCCAACTACGCCAAGCACAATGAGAAGCTGAACTTTGCAGATGCCTTTCCTTTCCTGATCATTGGCCAGGAATCTTTGAATGATTTGAACAACCGGCTGGAGCAGTCTTTGCCCATGAACCGGTTCAGGCCCACGTTTGTGTTCACGGGCGGCCTGCCTCATGACGAAGACAACTGGAAGACCTTTAAAATTGGGGATGTACTCTTTTACGGCGCCAAGCCCTGCGGCCACTGCGCCATGTCTACCATTGACCAGGCCACCGGCGCTGCCAGCCAGGAGCCGCTGCAAACGCTGTCTACCTACCGCAAGCAGGGCAGCAATGTCTCCTTCGGGATGAACCTGATTGGCCTGTCTACCGGCACCGTGCAGGTAGGAGACAAAATTCAGGTCATGGAAGCTGGTCCGGTAGAATAG